The Arcobacter porcinus sequence GCCAGTTTAAGTTTGTATTTGAACTTGATGAAGTATTTTTTTCTCCATTTTTATATGCCCAGTGAGCTGCTATTCCATACTCAGCAATACTATGCATATCAAAAGTACGAATTTGAATCTCATAAATTTTTGAATTGTAAAATACTGTTGTATGAATTGTTTTATAACCATTCTCTTTTGGAGTTGCCACATAATCTTTAAATCTTGAAACCAAAGGTTTAAACTCTAAGTGAATGTGTCCTAAAGCTTTATAACAATCAATATCCTCAGGAACTAAAATTCTAATAGCAAAAAGGTCTAGAACTTCTTCAATTGTAATACCTTTTCTCTGCATTTTTAAATAGATAGAATAGTGGTGTTTTATTCTTGAATAGATTTTTATCTTTTCACTTTCAAAACCATTTCTTTCTAAAAGCTCTTTTGTTATTGTTATGAAGTTATTGAATCCAAGCTGCATCGCTTGTTCATTCTCTTTTAAGAAGTCATCAATTTTTTTGTATTCATCAGGATATATATAGAAAAATGCTAAATCTTCTAACTCATTTTTAAGTGTTGAAATTCCTAATCTATTTGCTATTGGAACATAAACAACCAAAGTCTCTTCAGCTATTCTTTTTTGTTTATGAGGTGGTAAAACAGCAAGAGTGAGCATATTGTGAAGCCTATCACAAAGCTTAACAATTAAAACTCTTGGGTCATCCACAGATGCAATTAGCATTTTTCTAAATGTAAGAGCTGCTTGTACAATTTTTGAATCACTTGAATCTTTTGAAGTTACAAAGTTTTCTTCTCTAATATCAGAAACTTTAGTAAGTCCTTTTACCATATTAGAAACATTCTTTCCCCAGTTTTCTTCAACAAATTCTAAAGTATATGGAGTATCTTCTACAACATCATGTAAAAGAGCAGTTGCTATAACATCTTCATCTTTTGAAAAACTAGCAGTAATTGTTGCAACCAAAATAGGGTGAACACAATAAGGCTCACCACTTTTTCTAAATTGGTTTTCATGAGCTTTTATTACAAATTGGATAATTTCTTCTAATTTAGAAGATATTGGTATTTGTTTTTCAAGCTCTTTTATAGCTTCTTCAATGGAGTTTATTTTTTGAATGTTACTAAAAAAATGATTCATACGAATTTATAAAACTCTAGTTTTTATCTACAAGACCATCTATT is a genomic window containing:
- a CDS encoding RelA/SpoT family protein, with translation MNHFFSNIQKINSIEEAIKELEKQIPISSKLEEIIQFVIKAHENQFRKSGEPYCVHPILVATITASFSKDEDVIATALLHDVVEDTPYTLEFVEENWGKNVSNMVKGLTKVSDIREENFVTSKDSSDSKIVQAALTFRKMLIASVDDPRVLIVKLCDRLHNMLTLAVLPPHKQKRIAEETLVVYVPIANRLGISTLKNELEDLAFFYIYPDEYKKIDDFLKENEQAMQLGFNNFITITKELLERNGFESEKIKIYSRIKHHYSIYLKMQRKGITIEEVLDLFAIRILVPEDIDCYKALGHIHLEFKPLVSRFKDYVATPKENGYKTIHTTVFYNSKIYEIQIRTFDMHSIAEYGIAAHWAYKNGEKNTSSSSNTNLNWLKSLEFSNDNIEEFYKETKENLFSDEIIVYSPKGEVFILPIGSTAYDYAFAVHTNIGKRAVSCHINKVKKPLLTVLKSTDIIQIELSDEPVIRCSWIDMVKTSRAKKQLKFLCAQKQREIDDLSGKNIINTIFSRYYDDILEHYPVRALYKVTTNLSYMKNAKELVEKKVLKEKGIMGRFKILTSKIKEFKFDNMLVYSNFNINSLSFDHCCHPKFGDDIIAFRNNHSATVHHKMCDKAYLKIKQNEQMVFCQWEKNSVYKYKMLISIPNTKGELAKVMSYLSKSDFYILGVAFGRQKHSYIQYCDIEFETNISNTEEVRQIVENNIKVIEFTSKKDAYNK